A stretch of the Thermus thermophilus genome encodes the following:
- a CDS encoding sigma 54-interacting transcriptional regulator, translating to MKAKTLGELRRTYPLEKLRRTVKDEARENLREKLRRGEKLFPGIHGYEDTVIPALVQAILAKQNFILLGTRGQAKSRILRSLTGLLDEEVPALATELRDNPLFPISPEGKRLLEEAGDDAPIVWLSREDRYVEKLATPDTTVADLLGDMDPIKAARRGTGMADLESIHYGLLPRANRGIFAVNELADLAPKVQVALFNILEEGDVQIRGYPLRLPLDVWLVFTANPQDYTARGRIVTPLKDRIGSEIRTHYPRSLEEGARISAQEAYVPEGVLVPEWVRLSVEAVAFAAREDRRVDQTAGVSQRLAISLLEVVAASAERRALLYGGRPVARPLDLYQGLPAITGKLELEYEGELQGAERVAREIVQRAFGLVLPRYRLRTEPIVAHFEEGNLLTLPEGDVEEALRAMAGVPGLLEAARALAEGEAPEVLLSAGEFILEGLVGRRKLSRGEASYQAAERPRSYGN from the coding sequence GCGAACTCAGGCGCACCTACCCCCTGGAGAAGCTCCGCCGCACCGTGAAGGACGAGGCCCGGGAGAACCTCCGGGAGAAGCTCAGGCGCGGGGAGAAGCTCTTCCCCGGCATCCACGGCTACGAGGATACGGTGATCCCCGCCCTGGTCCAGGCCATCCTCGCCAAGCAGAACTTCATCCTCCTCGGCACCCGGGGCCAGGCGAAAAGCCGGATCCTGCGAAGCCTCACAGGCCTCCTGGATGAGGAGGTCCCCGCCCTCGCCACGGAGCTTCGCGACAACCCCCTCTTTCCCATCTCCCCCGAGGGGAAGCGCCTTCTGGAGGAGGCCGGGGACGACGCCCCCATCGTCTGGCTTTCCCGGGAGGACCGGTACGTGGAGAAGCTCGCCACCCCCGACACCACCGTGGCCGACCTCCTCGGGGACATGGACCCCATCAAGGCGGCCAGGCGGGGCACGGGGATGGCGGACTTGGAGAGCATCCACTACGGCCTCCTGCCCCGGGCCAACCGGGGGATCTTCGCCGTGAACGAGCTCGCCGACCTCGCCCCCAAGGTGCAGGTGGCCCTCTTCAACATCCTCGAGGAGGGCGACGTCCAGATCCGGGGCTACCCCCTCCGGCTTCCCCTGGACGTCTGGCTCGTCTTCACCGCCAACCCCCAGGACTACACCGCCCGGGGCAGGATCGTGACCCCCCTCAAGGACCGCATCGGGAGCGAGATCCGCACCCACTACCCCCGCTCCCTGGAGGAGGGCGCCCGGATCAGCGCCCAGGAGGCCTACGTGCCGGAGGGGGTCCTGGTCCCGGAGTGGGTGAGGCTTTCCGTGGAGGCCGTGGCCTTCGCCGCCCGGGAGGACCGCCGCGTGGACCAGACGGCGGGGGTCTCCCAGCGCCTCGCCATCAGCCTTTTGGAGGTGGTGGCGGCAAGCGCCGAAAGAAGGGCCCTCCTTTACGGAGGAAGGCCCGTGGCGAGGCCTCTGGACCTCTACCAGGGGCTTCCCGCCATCACCGGAAAGCTGGAACTGGAGTACGAGGGGGAGCTCCAGGGGGCGGAGAGGGTGGCGCGGGAGATCGTGCAAAGGGCCTTCGGCCTGGTCCTCCCCCGCTACCGCCTGAGGACCGAGCCCATCGTGGCCCACTTTGAGGAGGGGAACCTCCTCACCCTGCCCGAAGGGGACGTGGAGGAGGCCCTTAGGGCCATGGCCGGGGTCCCGGGGCTTCTGGAGGCGGCGAGGGCCCTGGCCGAGGGGGAAGCCCCTGAGGTTTTGCTTTCCGCCGGGGAGTTCATCCTGGAGGGCCTCGTGGGGCGGCGGAAGCTCTCCCGGGGCGAGGCGAGCTACCAGGCGGCGGAGCGCCCGAGGAGCTATGGCAACTAG